A stretch of DNA from Endozoicomonas sp. 8E:
CGGTCTATACAATTTAATTTTGTGGAGAGTAATTGTTAGACCAGAAAAGTGGCAAATCAAAAAAATATCTGTAATTTACCTTCAGAAACAAACAAAAGGTTACCGCAAAAAGAGTCTGCAGACACTATTGCCGCTAGCCCCATCGCAGTCTCTTGAGAGCCGGGAAGAAGGCAGTCCATACGCTGAGCAATACCTCAGGCCTTGCCCCTTCTGTCACTTTTCTTCATCAAGATAGGTTTACAGCCTGAAATCCTGATGCAAGTTTTTCCAATGCTCTGTTAACTTTTCTTTGTGTTTCACATTCATCGGAAGTTCTTTAATAGTGGAATGCCACAATGTTCGGGCCCTAAACATTACATCTTCTAAATGAGGCCTTACTGCCCGCCATGGTATGCCCGATTTTTCTGACCACGCCTTGAAATTTGAGAATGACACAGCATACCAATCTTTTATTTTTCCCAAATTCAAAGCAAAGTTTCGCTCCCCGTCGATATACACATTTGTCGTTACTATGTCATAAGCAGGAGATAGCCTTGGTGTCACCTTGTCTTCGTATAAAAGACTCCAGTTTTTTAAATGCGCATCACCATTTGCCAACAAAATATTCACTAACAGTCGTCTTGCAAACTGCTGTACATCTGTTAACGCATCACCAGAAAACTGGTACAGGACCCTGGCAATCTGTTCATAGTTTGCGGTGTGATATTTTTCATGGGGATACTTCACCAATACTTGCGCGAAGTCTTCCATATGAACTCGCCTGCTTTTTTTTCGATCAAAACGCTTTATCGCAAAAGCAAGGGATTCTTCAGGTAAATTGATTTGTGGCAGGTTATCCAACTGTCCCATATCAACCAGCTTGATTTCCGGTATTTCAATACCTGCTATGGATGCCAGTGTCATCGCCGTATATTCATTAACAGGAACATCTTTATATTTTGTTGACGGCGTTTTTATAATCCAATCACCTAAAACCCCGGAATTAGAAAGGTTATAACGCCCATCCTTTTCTTCCATTGAAAACTTCATCTGAACGCCTGCCAGGGAAAATTTATTCTCTCGTTCTAATTTTTCGAACTTAACCACTTTCGCATTTCGATAATGACCTCTGGAAATAAGGGATACAATATCATCAGGTACGTCTTCTGGCTCTAATGGTGTGGCAATGATTGCTCCGGGCAAATCTTCCCCCAGATAAGAGAAGATTTGAAATTCATTATCAACATGCACCTTTAATCCCTGTGCAATGAGTTCTCGTAGCGATCCTTCTGGCAATAAATTTGATAACGTTGGATGCAAGCGTTGATTTCGTGCCCAAGGCTCTGACATCAATTTATCAGAATGAGGGAATGCAGGATGAGTGATCAGGCTAAACGTTGACCGATGAACATTACTGGTAAATTCATCGGCAAAAAAAAGTACATTCCTGCCGCTCTGGTAGCCAGCCAAATAGCCCACGCACTCTCCGTGAAGCGTCAGCTTAATGACGTTGACATCGTTGCTCACGAATCATCTCCAAGCAAATCTTGCCATGGATCATCAAACAAGCTTTTTTTGTTCACTGAATTAGACGGGTCTCGTTGGCCTGAGCTAATGCCTTCAGATCCTGCCTCCTGCTCTTCGTTAACGCTCCTCTCCAGGACGGCCAGAACCGCGCCAAGCTTCTCTTTGGGTATAAGCACTACCTCGCTATTTAAGCCCTTTGCTATCAATTGGAGCGTGTCTAACCGAGGATTCCCTTTGGATTCCAGGCGCTGATATTGCTGGCGGGAAACGCCAACACGCAGCATCATGTCGTTTTGTTTCAGACCTAAATCTAATCGCCTTTTTTTAAGTTGTTGAAGCAGAGTATCCATATTGTCTTGTCAACTTACTAGTTGCTTTTAGCTATAAAGAAACACATTAGTTTCATTTTTGATAAAAAGCAACCAATGTATTGCTTTAAAGAAAGAATCCTCAAAAAGTCCAAGGGTTCAATCCCCTAAATGTGTCAGGACAGGTGTCAAGCTGTTGGTGCATAAGACTCGTCCCCAGGCTCCAAAGGCTGTCGCAGAGCCTCTGGCTGAAGGGGCTGGCCAGGCAGGCAATGGCGAATTTATTAATGGCTTCTCAATGAGCTCACTCATCAATGAACTCGACGCTAAGTTCTGGTGTCGTAAAAGATCAACAGAAAAGTCAGAAAAAAACAGGTCACCCATATATTCCTTGATCGCCCGAGCTAAAAATGTGGGTATCTTCTTTATTCACGGCACAATAAAAAAATACTCCTGCCTCACTATCAAGATACCTTCCATTTCTTTCTTCCCTCATCATCGAAAGACACTGACTCCAGACAGAACACCGTTAATCTGGACACCACCTTCCAAAAATTTTTCCAATCCTTTGAATCAGGCCCAAAGCAGCCAGATTTGCACGTTTTCAGTCAAATGCTATTTTTTCATGTCCAATCATGAATTAATTACCATTGAGGTCGCTTTATGAAGAATTACCTGTTTCTAATAATGCTTGGGTATACGAGTATTTTCTCAAGCGCTGCCCGCTCCAATGACGTCTGCGTCGTCCCTCGCAGCTACGATCAAGAACCCATATTGTCAGGTTTATACGATGAGGAAAACACCAATGATGACTACGTTGTCCCTCACAGCCACAATCGAGAACCCATGTTGTGGGGTTTATACGATGAAATAAGCTTGAGGAGGACCTTGCTGGCATTGCACGCAATGGGGCTTGTTGTTTATTGGGTGATTCCACGTGCATGTTTAGGCGCTGTTGGAGGCTATTATTTTTTCTCTGGATCACCCCACATCAGGGCGTTGAAGGGTGCTGCAATTCTGGGAGGGCTATCAGCATGTGCATTTTCAACTGCAGCTGGCGTTATGCTTTATAATTGTCGTATAGATAATGTAAAAGAGGGGTCGCACTGAAAGAAAAACAGATCACCCGTATATTTCTTAATCTCCCTGGCTTAAAGCGTGGACACCCTCTATTGTTCCCTGCACAATATATAGTCTGCTGCCTCATTCTCAAGGTAGCTTTCGTTTCTTTCTTGCCTTTTAACCAAAGATGCTGATTCCAATCAGGACCCTCTTAGCCTGGACGCTGGTTCAAGAATTTTTTCAATCATGCTCAAAGCAGTCTGGCTTGCAAGCTTTCAGTCGAATGCTATTCTCCGTGTTCAATCAGGAACTAATGGCCATTGAAATCATCTAATGAAAAACTTCCTGTTTGTCATAATGCTTGGGTATGTGAGTGTTTTCTCAGGCGCTGTCTTCTCCAGTGCCGACAGTGATCATGGCAATTACAATTATGGCTGCTGCGATGATGATGACAACTTTGGTCCTGACAGCTACAGCAAAAAACCCATTTTGTGGGGTTTATACACTCCGGAAAGCTTGATGAAAACTTTGGTGGCATTGTTCGGAACGGGGGTTGTTGTTTTTACTGTGACTCCACACGCATTTATAGGCGCTGTTACAGGGTATTGTATTTACGATGGATCACCCCACATCAGGGCGTTGAGAGGCGCTTTAATCTATGGAGGCCTGGCAGCATGCGTATATTCACCTCGAGTTGGCATTATGCTTTATGACTGGAGCAGAGGTAATGTAGAAGGAGGATCAGAGTGATAGAGTAGGGAACGTGTTCCTGTAGACAGGTTACCGTTTCCACCGGGTAGAAGGAGCTACCAATTGTAGCTCCAACCCCCTCAGATCCCGGCGTGCGGATTTCCCGCACCGGGCTCTTCGATATTTGACTCACAGCACAGCCATGGATTTCATTGCCATAAAAGGCAGCATTATCCTCGGTTTCTGTAGCGGCAGAAGCTGCTTGAGGTTATGGTACTTTTCCCATGGAATCTTGCCTTTCCGGCATCGGCTACACAGCATCTTGTACCAGTAGCGGTCAACAAACCGGTAAAGCTTCTCCATACTTCGGAAGTTTCCTCCCAGACCGTAATACGCATAATGCCCTCTCAACCGTCGATTGATCGCTGTCACTTGTTCGTGCAGCGGATCATGGCGTATTCGTCTCAGCAGTTCCTTCAGTTTGGCTATGCTGCGTCTTAGGCGGGATTTTTCCGTTCTCCTTCCCACCATGAAGTTTCCTTTCAGATTCCTTGTGCAGTAGTGCGTAAAGCCAAGGAAGTAAACCGTCTCCGATCGTCTTCCCCCACGACTGGCAAAACGTCCGAACCTGACTAACCGGGTTTTATCCGGCTCCAGTTTCAACGCAAATTTCTCCAGTCGCTGTGGCAGCACATTCATGAACCGCTCCGCATCACTGCGATACTGAAAACACACCACAAAGTCATCAATGTACCTGATCAGCCATGCCTCGCCTTTTAGCCGGGGCTTGACCTTGCACTCGAACCAGAGGTCAAGCACATAATGCAGGTACAGGTTGCTCAGAACTACGCTGATCGGCCCACCCTGAGGCGTACCTTCTTCACACTCTTGCAACTCCCCGGCCTCCATCACCCCGGCTTTCAACCAGCGCCGTATAAGGTTCAGAATTCTGGGATCACCGACCCGGTGTTCCACAAAACGAAGCAGCCATCCATGGTCAAGACTCCCAAAGAAGTTCTTCAAGTCCGCTTCCAGCACCCAGCTGACCTTTCGGCCTGAAACCACCTCGTTAAAAGTGGACAGGGCATGGTGCGCTCCCAGTCGTGGCCTGCCACCCATGGAACAGGGCAAAAAGTCCTGCTCATAAATAGCATTCAGCACATCAGCAACACTTCGCTGCAAAGCCCGGTCATTGATGCAGGGAACACCCAGAGTGGCGCTTTTCCTTTTTCCCCGGCTTGGGTATCCATGCCCTTTTGACCGGCGGTGCCTTGTAGCCTTGCCGATGGATAGACGTCAGTGTCTGTTGCAACCACCGCTTAAAGTCTTTCTTTGTCTCTTCGACAGTCAGCCCATCGACTCCGGGCGATGTGTTGTGTGGAATCTTGTTCAGATTCATACACAGGCTCGCCGGGGTAATATGATGTGCCAGACTTGTGAAGCGAAGTTTCGGATAACTCCGGGCTTTCGCTGCTACCCTCTCCAGTCCCGTTGCCATGGCTGGTTTACCTTCTCACTGCGTAAAAGACCGTAACTCCCTCAGATGTGGAGCCCATGTTTCCCTGGAAAGGCTCAAATACCGCCAGCCGCTTCCCCATGTGACGGGCTCTCCCCGCCTCGGAGTACTATCAGCTGGTCTGACTTCCTGAACGTCATCAAGTCGTTCTTGCTTTACAGGCTCGTCGGACCCTACAGGCTCCGCCTGAACGTTCAGGATCTCCCTTGTTCACGTAAAATCATTCGATAACATGCCGTGGGTACGAACCCCGGAAGCAGTCGGGATGCCTTGTCATTAGCGGAGCTCCCGACTTCCGCTTTCCCCATTGAGAGAGAAGGTCAGCCACTTCAACCACGTTCAATTTCGGGGCTAATTATCCCTTAGCAGACGTTACGGCCTGTTATCACCCTGTCTACGCTTCGCAGTAGTCGTTACCTTCTACCACGCAAGACTCGGTACACGGCTGCCGACCACAGCTTTACCGCGATGACCATTTCAGGTCACAAGATTTTACGCGCTTGCAAGGCGCAACCCCCTCCGAACCGTGCGTGCAGCTTTCACTGCACACGGCTCTCCATGCTGTTACGAGGACTGTACCTGTTGTCTGGCATCTTGCCAGCATGCAACAGATCATGGCATTCAACACAAAGTACGAGAGTTTTGCGATTTCTCGCTATCATGAGTCTTTGCCATGTTTTTGTACCATCATTAATGTCCTTTAGCTTGCGTACATGGTGTACTTCAAACTTTCCTTCAGTCTTGCCGCAATATTCACAGCGTTTTGCCAGCATTCTAGTAATTGGGGTCTGGGGCTTCAA
This window harbors:
- a CDS encoding type II toxin-antitoxin system HipA family toxin, which translates into the protein MSNDVNVIKLTLHGECVGYLAGYQSGRNVLFFADEFTSNVHRSTFSLITHPAFPHSDKLMSEPWARNQRLHPTLSNLLPEGSLRELIAQGLKVHVDNEFQIFSYLGEDLPGAIIATPLEPEDVPDDIVSLISRGHYRNAKVVKFEKLERENKFSLAGVQMKFSMEEKDGRYNLSNSGVLGDWIIKTPSTKYKDVPVNEYTAMTLASIAGIEIPEIKLVDMGQLDNLPQINLPEESLAFAIKRFDRKKSRRVHMEDFAQVLVKYPHEKYHTANYEQIARVLYQFSGDALTDVQQFARRLLVNILLANGDAHLKNWSLLYEDKVTPRLSPAYDIVTTNVYIDGERNFALNLGKIKDWYAVSFSNFKAWSEKSGIPWRAVRPHLEDVMFRARTLWHSTIKELPMNVKHKEKLTEHWKNLHQDFRL
- a CDS encoding helix-turn-helix transcriptional regulator, with protein sequence MDTLLQQLKKRRLDLGLKQNDMMLRVGVSRQQYQRLESKGNPRLDTLQLIAKGLNSEVVLIPKEKLGAVLAVLERSVNEEQEAGSEGISSGQRDPSNSVNKKSLFDDPWQDLLGDDS
- a CDS encoding reverse transcriptase domain-containing protein yields the protein MQRSVADVLNAIYEQDFLPCSMGGRPRLGAHHALSTFNEVVSGRKVSWVLEADLKNFFGSLDHGWLLRFVEHRVGDPRILNLIRRWLKAGVMEAGELQECEEGTPQGGPISVVLSNLYLHYVLDLWFECKVKPRLKGEAWLIRYIDDFVVCFQYRSDAERFMNVLPQRLEKFALKLEPDKTRLVRFGRFASRGGRRSETVYFLGFTHYCTRNLKGNFMVGRRTEKSRLRRSIAKLKELLRRIRHDPLHEQVTAINRRLRGHYAYYGLGGNFRSMEKLYRFVDRYWYKMLCSRCRKGKIPWEKYHNLKQLLPLQKPRIMLPFMAMKSMAVL
- a CDS encoding HNH endonuclease gives rise to the protein MLAKRCEYCGKTEGKFEVHHVRKLKDINDGTKTWQRLMIARNRKTLVLCVECHDLLHAGKMPDNRYSPRNSMESRVQ